Proteins found in one Coffea eugenioides isolate CCC68of chromosome 5, Ceug_1.0, whole genome shotgun sequence genomic segment:
- the LOC113770773 gene encoding nudix hydrolase 10-like isoform X1, translating into MSVMQYSTMVKRQKTYENEVHHVELLEGIEDTCGGIVVDMIKPMEPGNFIIALRASISQWKEQGRKAIWIKLPIMLVNLVEPAVKEGFQYHHAEPGYLMLVNWLPVSAPRLPVNASHRVGIGALVVNHDQEVLVVQEKKGKLKNNGVWKLPTGVVNEGEDISAAAIREVKEETGIETRFLEVLAFRQSHKAFFEKSDLFFVCKMQPLSFDVQKQDSEIEAAKWMPLEEYAAQPFVQNNESFNLVSKICLAKENDRYTGFSSLPTITAFSAKEIYLYFNHQYLSKIIVPTR; encoded by the exons ATGTCGGTTATGCAATACTCTACAATGGTTAAAAGACAAAAGACTTATGAGAATGAAGTTCATCATGTGGAATTACTTGAAGGAATCGAAGATACCTGCGGAGGAATTGTAGTGGACATGATTAAGCCAATGGAACCTGGCAACTTTATCATTGCGCTTAGAGCTTCAATATCACAATGGAAGGAACAG GGAAGGAAGGCTATTTGGATCAAACTGCCTATCATGCTTGTCAATCTTGTTGAACCTGCCGTTAAG GAGGGATTTCAGTACCATCATGCTGAGCCAGGATATTTGATGCTTGTAAATTGGCTTCCAGTCAGTGCTCCTAGGCTGCCTGTAAATGCCTCTCACCGAGTTGGAATTGGTGCTTTGGTAGTGAATCATGATCAAGAG GTCCTAgttgtccaagaaaagaagggaaaattaaaaaataatggAGTTTGGAAGCTGCCAACTGGTGTAGTAAATGAG GGTGAGGATATTTCGGCAGCTGCTATTAGAGAAGTAAAAGAGGAGACAGGA ATTGAAACAAGATTCTTGGAAGTCCTTGCCTTCAG GCAAAGCCACAAAGCATTCTTTGAAAAGTCAGATTTGTTTTTTGTTTGCAAAATGCAACCACTCTCTTTTGATGTGCAGAAGCAAGATTCTGAGATTGAGGCAGCAAAG TGGATGCCATTGGAAGAGTATGCAGCTCAACCTTTCGTGCAAAACAACGAGAGTTTCAATCTCGTCTCCAAAATATGCTTGGCAAAGGAAAATGATCGGTACACTGGCTTTTCTTCTCTACCAACAATTACGGCATTTTCTGCTAAGGAGATTTATTTGTACTTCAACCATCAATACTTAAGTAAAATTATTGTGCCGACAAGGTGA
- the LOC113770773 gene encoding nudix hydrolase 10-like isoform X2 has protein sequence MSVMQYSTMVKRQKTYENEVHHVELLEGIEDTCGGIVVDMIKPMEPGNFIIALRASISQWKEQEGFQYHHAEPGYLMLVNWLPVSAPRLPVNASHRVGIGALVVNHDQEVLVVQEKKGKLKNNGVWKLPTGVVNEGEDISAAAIREVKEETGIETRFLEVLAFRQSHKAFFEKSDLFFVCKMQPLSFDVQKQDSEIEAAKWMPLEEYAAQPFVQNNESFNLVSKICLAKENDRYTGFSSLPTITAFSAKEIYLYFNHQYLSKIIVPTR, from the exons ATGTCGGTTATGCAATACTCTACAATGGTTAAAAGACAAAAGACTTATGAGAATGAAGTTCATCATGTGGAATTACTTGAAGGAATCGAAGATACCTGCGGAGGAATTGTAGTGGACATGATTAAGCCAATGGAACCTGGCAACTTTATCATTGCGCTTAGAGCTTCAATATCACAATGGAAGGAACAG GAGGGATTTCAGTACCATCATGCTGAGCCAGGATATTTGATGCTTGTAAATTGGCTTCCAGTCAGTGCTCCTAGGCTGCCTGTAAATGCCTCTCACCGAGTTGGAATTGGTGCTTTGGTAGTGAATCATGATCAAGAG GTCCTAgttgtccaagaaaagaagggaaaattaaaaaataatggAGTTTGGAAGCTGCCAACTGGTGTAGTAAATGAG GGTGAGGATATTTCGGCAGCTGCTATTAGAGAAGTAAAAGAGGAGACAGGA ATTGAAACAAGATTCTTGGAAGTCCTTGCCTTCAG GCAAAGCCACAAAGCATTCTTTGAAAAGTCAGATTTGTTTTTTGTTTGCAAAATGCAACCACTCTCTTTTGATGTGCAGAAGCAAGATTCTGAGATTGAGGCAGCAAAG TGGATGCCATTGGAAGAGTATGCAGCTCAACCTTTCGTGCAAAACAACGAGAGTTTCAATCTCGTCTCCAAAATATGCTTGGCAAAGGAAAATGATCGGTACACTGGCTTTTCTTCTCTACCAACAATTACGGCATTTTCTGCTAAGGAGATTTATTTGTACTTCAACCATCAATACTTAAGTAAAATTATTGTGCCGACAAGGTGA
- the LOC113770080 gene encoding nitrile-specifier protein 5 — MSFMQGKWFKLDQKGAGPGARSSHAITIVGDKVYAFGGEFTPRIPVDNALYVFDLVERTWSVAEATGDIPPPRVGVSMTSIGDIIYVFAGRDATHKELNELYSFDTSSNRWTLLTSGDTGPENRSYHSIAADGRCLYVFGGCGVSGRLNDLWAYDVIDGKWTKFPAAGENCKPRGGTGLAVSLGKIWVVYGFSGVEIDDVHYFDLAEEKWIQVETTGEKPTPRSVFSTLGIGKYIFIYGGEIDPSDLGHLGAGKFAAEVYALDTETLAWKKVEDGSNSGEHPGPRGWCAFAGGKLDGQEGLLVYGGNSPSNDRLEDIYFFCPSLFENGK, encoded by the exons ATGAGTTTCATGCAGGGCAAATGGTTCAAG CTAGATCAGAAGGGAGCAGGGCCTGGAGCAAGAAGCTCACATGCCATTACTATTGTTGGAGATAAGGTTTATGCCTTTGGTGGTGAATTTACCCCCAGGATACCTGTTGACAACGCCTTATATGTGTTTGATCTTGTTGAGAGAACTTGGTCAGTGGCTGAGGCGACTGGAGATATCCCTCCACCCCGTGTTGGTGTCTCCATGACTTCCATTGGTGACATTATCTATGTGTTTGCGGGTAGGGATGCCACACACAAGGAGCTGAATGAGCTCTACTCCTTTGATACCTCTTCTAACAGGTGGACCTTACTCACCAGTGGGGACACTGGGCCGGAAAACCGGAGCTACCACTCAATTGCTGCCGATGGTCGGTGCCTATATGTGTTTGGTGGCTGTGGTGTTTCCGGGCGGCTTAATGATTTGTGGGCCTATGATGTTATTGatggaaaatggaccaaatttcCAGCGGCTGGAGAGAATTGTAAGCCTAGAGGTGGAACTGGACTTGCAGTGTCCCTTGGAAAGATTTGGGTTGTATATGGCTTTTCTGGAGTGGAGATTGATGATGTTCATTACTTTGATCTGGCAGAGGAGAAGTGGATCCAAGTGGAGACAACTGGAGAAAAGCCAACCCCCCGAAGTGTGTTCTCGACACTTGGAATTGGAAAGTATATATTCATATATGGTGGGGAGATAGACCCTAGTGATTTGGGCCACTTAGGTGCAGGGAAATTTGCAGCAGAGGTCTACGCTCTGGATACTGAGACACTAGCTTGGAAAAAGGTGGAGGATGGCTCAAATTCTGGCGAGCATCCAGGGCCACGGGGATGGTGCGCATTTGCTGGTGGGAAGCTTGATGGTCAAGAGGGACTCTTGGTATATGGTGGCAATTCCCCTAGCAATGACAGGCTTGAAGACATATACTTCTTCTGTCCTTCCCTgtttgaaaatggaaaatga
- the LOC113770914 gene encoding fasciclin-like arabinogalactan protein 2, with the protein MRPLFCLPLFSLPLLLLLLLSSTDAQSHNITRILAKHPEFSTFNHYLTTTHLADEINRRRTITVCVVDNAGMSDLLAKHLSLPSLKNVLSLHVFADYFGARKLHQISKGSTTTSTLFQATGEAAGTAGYVNITDMKGGKVGFATGNNEGEYGDLTSTFVKSVDEIPYVVAVIQISHVLLSPDAEAPVSGPGALNVTTLMEKQGCKAFADLLKSSGAEETFVQNVEAGLTVFCPSDGVLSSFMPSYKNLTSEGKVSLLLYHGTPTYKSLGMLRSKNGKMNTLATEGANKYDVTVQNDGEDVKLDTNVVTATITGTVIDEDPVAVFKIDKVLLPRELFKEAPPAPAPKGSKGAKEKDTAADAPGPAADEDSVPADQTASDNGAIRIVNFRGGWMSVALSLILGCLVFV; encoded by the coding sequence ATGCGACCACTGTTCTGTCTTCCTCTattctctcttcctctcctccTACTCCTGCTCTTGTCCTCCACCGACGCACAGTCACACAACATAACCCGTATACTCGCAAAACACCCTGAATTCTCCACCTTCAACCACTACTTAACGACCACGCACCTGGCGGATGAGATCAACCGCCGCCGGACAATTACCGTTTGCGTGGTGGACAACGCCGGAATGTCCGATCTCCTAGCTAAACACCTCTCACTGCCCTCGTTGAAAAATGTCCTTTCCCTCCATGTCTTTGCAGATTACTTTGGAGCCAGAAAGCTCCATCAAATCAGCAAAGGATCCACCACAACTTCCACCTTATTCCAAGCCACCGGCGAGGCTGCCGGCACCGCCGGCTACGTCAACATTACCGACATGAAAGGCGGCAAAGTCGGGTTCGCAACGGGCAATAACGAAGGCGAGTATGGCGACCTTACCTCTACTTTTGTCAAGTCTGTTGATGAAATACCATATGTGGTTGCTGTCATCCAAATCAGCCACGTTTTACTATCTCCTGATGCTGAAGCTCCGGTCTCTGGACCTGGAGCCCTGAACGTGACTACTTTAATGGAGAAACAAGGCTGCAAAGCATTTGCAGACTTGTTAAAGAGTTCAGGGGCTGAAGAAACCTTTGTCCAAAACGTCGAGGCTGGTTTAACAGTGTTTTGTCCATCTGATGGAGTCCTGAGCTCTTTCATGCCCAGCTACAAAAACTTGACTTCTGAAGGGAAGGTTTCATTGCTGCTCTATCATGGGACCCCAACCTACAAATCTCTAGGGATGTTGAGatcaaagaatgggaaaatgaACACTTTGGCCACCGAGGGAGCTAACAAGTACGATGTCACAGTGCAAAACGACGGAGAAGACGTGAAACTGGACACCAATGTGGTGACAGCGACAATTACAGGAACAGTGATTGATGAAGATCCAGTAGCTGTTTTCAAGATTGATAAAGTTTTGTTGCCTAGAGAATTGTTCAAGGAAGCTCCCCCTGCCCCTGCTCCAAAAGGTTCCAAGGGTGCGAAGGAGAAGGATACAGCCGCAGATGCCCCGGGACCTGCCGCCGACGAGGATAGCGTACCGGCGGATCAGACGGCTAGTGACAATGGAGCAATAAGGATCGTTAATTTTCGTGGTGGATGGATGTCGGTGGCTTTGAGCTTGATTTTGGGATGTCTCGTTTTCGTTTGA